The Bacteroidota bacterium genomic sequence GGTCGGGTTTCCGATAGCCGAGTGTTGTATGTGGACGTTCGTGATTATAGAGCCAGACTGCCTCTCGTAATGCCTGGCGTACTTGCTTGAGGTTGATAAAGCAACCATCAAGTCCATATTCCAGTTTGAGTATGCCATTGACC encodes the following:
- a CDS encoding integrase core domain-containing protein, which codes for VNGILKLEYGLDGCFINLKQVRQALREAVWLYNHERPHTTLGYRKPDQVYRTGLKSQTIH